Proteins from a single region of Chryseobacterium scophthalmum:
- a CDS encoding GLPGLI family protein has protein sequence MKFLILILNLFFLTGYSQNLRIIYLFSSRPDYNSANTNKREMALEINKNNSVFYDYQGFKEDSLYTETKKFEISDGNMSYKISKQFDKQYFVYEEIMDGDKYIYQDSISLDWKITSDKKKIGDYNVTKALTRFRGRKWEAWFCDKIPIPLGPYKFGGLPGLILEMKDSSGDYQFAFLGIQKKITPNSQYPSRINFSSSYTITRKKFLKEIELNKKDPARKFKALVYNNKIKLVDKKPEEIIKEIEKKAKENQINNPLELTDK, from the coding sequence ATGAAATTCTTAATCTTAATATTGAATCTTTTTTTCTTGACAGGTTATTCTCAGAATTTAAGAATAATTTACTTATTTTCTTCTAGACCTGATTATAATAGCGCAAATACAAATAAAAGAGAAATGGCTCTTGAGATTAACAAAAACAATAGTGTGTTCTACGATTATCAGGGTTTTAAGGAAGATTCTTTGTATACAGAAACGAAAAAGTTTGAAATATCTGATGGTAATATGTCTTATAAAATAAGTAAACAATTTGATAAGCAATATTTTGTCTATGAAGAAATTATGGATGGAGATAAATATATCTATCAAGATTCTATTTCCCTCGATTGGAAAATAACATCAGATAAAAAAAAGATCGGAGATTATAATGTGACGAAAGCTTTGACAAGATTTAGAGGTAGAAAATGGGAAGCTTGGTTTTGTGATAAGATACCTATACCTTTAGGTCCTTATAAGTTTGGAGGATTACCTGGATTGATTTTAGAAATGAAAGATTCTTCAGGTGATTATCAATTTGCATTTCTAGGTATTCAAAAAAAAATTACTCCAAATTCCCAATATCCTTCACGGATAAATTTTAGTTCTTCATATACAATTACCCGGAAAAAATTTCTAAAAGAAATAGAGCTAAATAAGAAAGATCCTGCTAGAAAATTCAAAGCATTAGTTTATAATAATAAAATTAAATTGGTCGATAAAAAACCAGAAGAAATAATTAAAGAAATTGAAAAAAAAGCTAAAGAAAATCAAATCAATAATCCACTTGAACTAACAGATAAATAA
- a CDS encoding bacteriocin-like protein: MKNLKKLSRKELKTLNGGLRNTGTSKLYQCCKEGTYDCGGCHEGGCGAGYYAIYCGTNNPPSTGLEPTTDIG, from the coding sequence ATGAAAAATTTAAAAAAGCTTTCAAGAAAAGAATTGAAGACTTTAAATGGTGGTTTGCGTAACACAGGAACAAGCAAGTTGTATCAATGCTGTAAAGAAGGAACTTATGATTGTGGAGGTTGTCATGAGGGTGGATGTGGTGCAGGATATTATGCTATTTATTGCGGAACCAATAATCCTCCATCAACTGGACTTGAACCAACCACAGACATAGGATAA
- a CDS encoding helix-turn-helix domain-containing protein, with protein sequence MDIGTKIKKLRNKNHLSQSELAFELEISQGTLHNIESGNSKKIDFLLVDKICQFFDKDFKYFLDEKPVNNINKNHNQTIFLNNLQENYLVEFKNLVIRNKENEEVIKDLKNKLNLKK encoded by the coding sequence ATGGATATTGGTACTAAAATCAAAAAATTAAGAAACAAAAATCATCTTTCCCAAAGTGAATTAGCTTTTGAGTTAGAAATTTCACAAGGAACTTTACACAACATAGAAAGTGGAAATTCAAAGAAAATAGATTTTTTATTGGTGGATAAAATTTGCCAGTTTTTTGATAAAGATTTTAAATATTTCTTAGATGAAAAGCCAGTGAATAATATAAATAAAAATCACAATCAAACTATTTTTCTAAATAATCTCCAAGAAAATTATTTAGTAGAATTCAAAAATTTAGTCATAAGAAATAAAGAAAATGAAGAAGTTATTAAAGATTTAAAAAATAAACTTAACCTGAAAAAATAG
- a CDS encoding peroxiredoxin translates to MSLVGKKFPNVTIDAMSEMGDDLRINIFEETTRNQQKVLLFWYPKDFTFVCPTELHAFQEALGEFEKRNTKVIGASCDTNEVHFAWLNVSKDNGGIEGVTYPLLADTHRQLANLLDIVDQDLEFDEEGNEYFTGSNVTYRATYLIDETGKVFHESVNDMPLGRNVKEYLRLIDAYTHVQKHGEVCPANWEEGKDAMKADRTSTAEYLAKN, encoded by the coding sequence ATGTCTTTAGTAGGTAAAAAATTTCCAAACGTAACGATTGACGCAATGTCTGAAATGGGTGATGATCTTAGAATCAACATCTTTGAAGAAACTACAAGAAACCAACAAAAAGTGCTTTTATTCTGGTACCCAAAAGATTTTACTTTTGTTTGCCCGACTGAGCTTCACGCATTTCAAGAAGCTTTAGGTGAGTTTGAAAAAAGAAACACTAAAGTAATCGGTGCTTCTTGTGATACAAACGAAGTACACTTTGCTTGGTTAAATGTTTCAAAAGACAACGGTGGTATTGAAGGAGTTACTTATCCGCTTTTAGCTGATACTCACAGACAATTGGCAAATTTATTAGATATTGTGGATCAGGATCTTGAATTTGACGAAGAAGGAAATGAGTATTTCACAGGTTCAAACGTAACATACAGAGCAACTTATTTGATCGACGAAACCGGAAAAGTATTCCACGAGTCGGTAAATGATATGCCTTTAGGAAGAAACGTAAAAGAATATTTAAGATTAATCGATGCTTATACTCACGTTCAGAAGCACGGTGAAGTTTGCCCTGCAAACTGGGAAGAAGGTAAAGATGCAATGAAAGCTGACAGAACTTCTACTGCTGAATATTTAGCTAAAAATTAA
- a CDS encoding thioredoxin family protein: MYTELTEDTLQNIVNENEKVVVQYGATWCGNCRIMKPKFKKLASENDAIPFLYVDAEKLPESRKLAKVDNLPTFAIFKNGELVNQVQSNQAESLINLFNEL, translated from the coding sequence ATGTATACAGAATTAACAGAAGATACGTTACAAAATATCGTTAACGAAAACGAAAAAGTAGTGGTACAATATGGCGCAACATGGTGTGGCAACTGCAGAATCATGAAGCCTAAATTCAAAAAACTAGCATCAGAAAATGACGCAATTCCTTTTCTATATGTAGATGCTGAAAAATTACCGGAAAGCAGAAAATTAGCAAAAGTCGACAACTTGCCTACTTTCGCAATTTTCAAAAATGGTGAATTGGTGAACCAAGTGCAGTCTAACCAAGCTGAAAGTTTAATTAACCTTTTTAATGAATTGTAA
- a CDS encoding DUF6952 family protein: MKLPIIRQFYQNQTPENLEKTLGVLESFTEFRGTTEEDMNVAGELITNICGALEVHANVQNGMSEKDALNSFAQKVLGSIDK; encoded by the coding sequence ATGAAACTGCCAATTATCAGACAATTTTATCAGAATCAGACTCCTGAAAATCTTGAAAAAACTTTAGGGGTTTTAGAATCTTTCACAGAGTTTAGAGGAACTACAGAAGAAGACATGAATGTTGCAGGTGAATTGATTACCAATATTTGTGGAGCTTTAGAAGTTCACGCCAACGTACAAAACGGAATGAGCGAAAAAGATGCTTTAAACTCTTTTGCACAAAAAGTTTTAGGATCAATTGATAAGTAA
- a CDS encoding Bax inhibitor-1/YccA family protein has translation MMTDVLVAHSSDVEKASFYKKTYLHVAFAILAFIAVETTLLAVVPGEMVYMMVGQKYSWLLVLGIFWLASFLANKWSLAQSRSTQYLGLALYTLLQAIIFLPMMYMVMAYPNTGQLIFQAATLTIAMFAGVSAVAFTSKRDFSFLRNIITIGGFIALGLIVAGMIFGFDLGLWFSVGMVILASVTILYQTSKLKDSYTTDQYVGASLQLFASIMLLFWYILRILMSRRS, from the coding sequence ATGATGACAGATGTTTTAGTCGCGCATTCTTCGGATGTAGAAAAGGCTAGTTTTTACAAAAAAACCTATTTGCATGTTGCTTTTGCGATTCTTGCATTTATTGCTGTTGAGACTACTTTATTAGCAGTTGTTCCAGGCGAAATGGTTTATATGATGGTTGGGCAGAAATACAGCTGGCTTTTGGTTTTGGGGATATTTTGGCTGGCTTCTTTTTTAGCAAACAAATGGTCTTTAGCTCAAAGCAGATCTACTCAATATTTAGGTCTTGCTCTTTATACTTTGCTTCAGGCAATTATCTTTTTACCAATGATGTATATGGTGATGGCTTATCCCAATACTGGTCAATTGATTTTTCAGGCAGCAACTCTTACAATTGCTATGTTTGCAGGAGTTTCTGCAGTAGCTTTTACTTCTAAAAGAGATTTTTCATTCCTTAGAAATATTATTACAATCGGAGGATTTATTGCTTTAGGATTAATTGTTGCCGGAATGATCTTCGGTTTTGACCTTGGACTTTGGTTCTCAGTAGGAATGGTGATCTTAGCTTCGGTTACAATTTTATATCAGACAAGTAAACTGAAAGATTCTTATACAACAGATCAGTACGTTGGAGCATCTTTACAGCTTTTCGCTTCTATTATGTTATTATTCTGGTATATCTTAAGAATTTTAATGAGCAGAAGAAGCTAA